The following are from one region of the Arthrobacter sp. TMP15 genome:
- a CDS encoding MFS transporter: MLLVAVNALVGGTLGQERTVLPLLADQVFHLDLYTSALTYILAFGLAKAGTNYFAGTLSDRYGRKPVLVTGWFIAIPVPLLLILGPSWGWIVAANVILGISQGLTWSTTVMMKMDLVGPSRRGLAMGLNEAAGYLGVAATALATGYIAANYGLRPGPFLLGAAYIALGLGLSVLSVKETHHHAQLEAANHTVAHPSARADLSNRQVFTLTSFRDKSLSSVSQAGMVNNLNDGLAWGLFPVLFASAGLSIERIGILAAVYPAVWGAGQLVTGALSDRYGRKPLIVGGMLVQAIALGMVALGQDFGIWLAAAVLLGAGTAMVYPTLLAAIGDVAHPAWRARSVGIYRLWRDGGFAVGALVAGILADAYGIPAAVAVVGAVTVLSGILVAVRMRGTDHKPAL, from the coding sequence ATGCTCCTGGTGGCCGTCAACGCCCTTGTCGGCGGAACCCTCGGCCAGGAACGGACGGTGCTGCCCCTGCTGGCGGACCAGGTCTTCCACTTGGACCTTTACACATCCGCGCTGACGTACATCCTGGCCTTCGGGCTGGCCAAAGCCGGAACGAATTACTTCGCCGGCACCCTTTCCGATCGCTACGGTCGAAAGCCTGTCCTCGTTACCGGCTGGTTCATCGCCATCCCCGTCCCACTGCTACTGATTCTGGGACCTTCCTGGGGCTGGATCGTGGCCGCTAACGTGATCCTGGGCATCAGCCAGGGCCTAACCTGGTCCACCACCGTGATGATGAAGATGGACCTCGTCGGACCCTCACGTCGCGGCTTGGCCATGGGCCTGAACGAAGCGGCCGGCTACCTCGGCGTCGCCGCCACAGCACTGGCCACCGGCTATATTGCAGCCAACTATGGGCTCCGTCCGGGACCGTTCCTACTCGGCGCCGCCTACATCGCCCTGGGCCTGGGCCTTTCCGTTTTGTCCGTGAAGGAAACCCATCACCATGCCCAACTGGAAGCCGCCAACCACACCGTGGCCCATCCCAGTGCACGCGCGGATCTGAGCAATCGGCAGGTCTTCACGCTGACCAGCTTCCGGGACAAATCCCTGTCCTCGGTCAGCCAGGCCGGCATGGTGAACAACCTCAACGACGGCCTCGCCTGGGGGCTGTTCCCCGTCCTGTTCGCGTCCGCCGGACTGAGCATCGAGCGCATCGGTATCCTAGCGGCCGTTTACCCAGCTGTCTGGGGTGCGGGCCAGCTCGTCACAGGCGCACTGTCAGACAGGTACGGACGCAAACCATTGATCGTGGGCGGCATGCTCGTCCAGGCTATAGCCCTGGGAATGGTTGCCCTCGGGCAAGACTTCGGGATCTGGCTCGCTGCCGCCGTGCTGCTGGGCGCCGGCACCGCCATGGTCTACCCCACCCTGCTGGCCGCGATCGGTGACGTCGCCCACCCAGCCTGGCGCGCACGCTCCGTCGGAATCTACCGACTCTGGCGCGACGGCGGATTCGCCGTCGGCGCCCTGGTCGCCGGTATCCTCGCGGACGCCTACGGCATCCCAGCGGCGGTCGCCGTCGTTGGCGCCGTCACCGTATTATCGGGAATCCTCGTGGCTGTACGGATGCGTGGCACCGACCACAAACCTGCCCTCTAG
- a CDS encoding MBL fold metallo-hydrolase yields MLIERIYDEDLSQASYLIGCQSKGEALVVDPRRDIAVYQSLAAANGMRIVAVTETHIHADFLSGTRELAAATGATAYVSGEGGTDWQYGFEAERLNDNDEITLGNITVKALHTPGHTPEHLSFLITDGAFADTPGYLLSGDFVFSGDLGRPDLLDEAAGGVDTRFAGAKQLFASLRDKFLTLPDYVQVHPGHGAGSACGKALGAIPSSTVGYERLYAWWGPYLAANDEEGFINELLDGQPDAHAYFARMKRENREGPAVMGARAQLAELATADVVRDLSQDAVTFVDTRSNAEVHEGTVARSLNIPAGKSTASFGAWVVNPETDTNPLVLLAPSQAAAQEMWDHLVRVGIDTVAGYVTSIDGLPTSTPQLIQSEELDSFDAAMVLDVRNRTEHAAGHIPGSHQLSGGRLMWHLDELPREGTIVSYCQSGVRNSVAASALRRAGYDVVELDGSYAAWQQEREAVPSN; encoded by the coding sequence ATGCTTATCGAGCGCATTTACGACGAAGATCTATCCCAGGCCAGCTACCTGATCGGCTGCCAGTCCAAAGGCGAAGCACTCGTTGTCGACCCCCGACGTGACATCGCTGTGTACCAGTCCCTGGCTGCAGCGAATGGAATGAGAATTGTGGCGGTCACCGAGACCCACATTCATGCGGATTTCCTCTCCGGTACCCGTGAACTGGCCGCCGCGACCGGAGCCACCGCGTACGTCTCCGGTGAGGGCGGGACGGACTGGCAGTACGGTTTCGAGGCCGAACGCCTCAATGATAATGACGAGATCACCCTCGGGAACATCACCGTCAAGGCCCTACACACCCCGGGGCATACCCCCGAGCACCTATCCTTTTTGATCACCGACGGCGCATTCGCGGACACTCCGGGCTACCTGCTCTCGGGTGACTTCGTGTTCTCCGGAGATCTGGGCCGGCCGGACTTGCTCGACGAGGCAGCCGGCGGCGTTGATACCCGCTTCGCCGGGGCCAAGCAGTTATTCGCCAGCCTGCGGGATAAGTTCCTAACCCTGCCCGACTACGTCCAGGTCCACCCCGGCCACGGTGCTGGCAGCGCCTGCGGCAAGGCTCTGGGTGCAATCCCGTCCTCCACGGTCGGCTACGAGCGTCTCTACGCCTGGTGGGGCCCGTATCTCGCAGCCAACGACGAGGAAGGTTTCATCAACGAACTCCTCGACGGCCAGCCTGACGCCCATGCTTACTTTGCCCGGATGAAGCGCGAAAACCGGGAAGGGCCTGCCGTGATGGGTGCACGCGCCCAGCTGGCAGAACTTGCCACGGCCGACGTCGTCCGCGACCTTTCCCAGGACGCGGTGACGTTTGTCGACACCCGCTCCAACGCTGAGGTCCACGAAGGCACGGTTGCCCGGTCTCTGAACATCCCGGCCGGGAAGTCCACCGCAAGCTTCGGTGCCTGGGTTGTGAATCCTGAAACGGACACCAACCCACTCGTGCTCCTGGCCCCTAGCCAGGCTGCCGCGCAGGAGATGTGGGACCATCTGGTCCGGGTCGGCATCGACACTGTCGCCGGCTACGTCACTAGCATCGACGGCTTGCCTACCAGCACCCCGCAGCTCATCCAGTCTGAAGAACTGGACAGTTTCGACGCAGCGATGGTCTTGGATGTTCGCAACCGCACCGAACACGCTGCCGGTCATATCCCTGGCTCCCACCAGCTCAGCGGGGGCCGCCTCATGTGGCACTTGGACGAGCTCCCGAGGGAGGGAACCATCGTGTCCTATTGCCAGAGCGGGGTCCGGAACTCGGTGGCTGCCTCTGCCCTGCGCCGGGCTGGCTACGACGTCGTCGAACTTGACGGCAGCTACGCCGCCTGGCAGCAGGAACGCGAAGCTGTGCCCAGCAACTGA
- a CDS encoding metal-sensitive transcriptional regulator: MELDSTEITPIINRLKRAQGQLAAVTRMLEEGRDCKDIVTQLAAVSKALDRAGFAIIATGLEQCITKEDASMNKKDLEKLFLSLA; encoded by the coding sequence ATGGAACTTGATTCAACAGAAATCACCCCGATTATCAACCGCCTCAAACGCGCCCAGGGCCAACTCGCCGCCGTCACCCGCATGCTCGAAGAAGGCCGGGACTGCAAAGACATCGTCACGCAGCTCGCAGCGGTCTCCAAGGCGTTGGACCGGGCAGGATTCGCTATCATCGCCACCGGCCTGGAGCAGTGCATCACCAAAGAAGATGCCAGCATGAACAAGAAGGACCTGGAAAAACTTTTCCTGTCCCTCGCCTGA
- a CDS encoding SHOCT domain-containing protein, translated as MMNGYGSAMGWTWLFWLLLIIGIVLLVIFAVRAFSGGITRPRTGRRPGAGTEPLGTVGETTARRILDERYAKGELSTEEYRERLNVLRDDT; from the coding sequence ATGATGAACGGATATGGTTCGGCGATGGGTTGGACGTGGTTGTTCTGGCTGCTCCTGATTATCGGCATTGTCCTGCTGGTCATCTTTGCCGTGCGAGCCTTTTCCGGGGGCATCACCCGGCCTAGGACCGGCCGGCGTCCAGGAGCGGGTACGGAACCCCTCGGCACTGTGGGTGAGACTACCGCCCGACGGATTCTGGACGAACGCTACGCCAAGGGAGAATTGAGCACCGAAGAATACCGCGAACGGCTCAACGTCCTCAGGGACGATACCTGA
- a CDS encoding multicopper oxidase family protein, producing MQPLSRRSALFLGGAGVVATATGAAGLLWGQGPGFQAAVGQELIEPQALHSADGRLQVKLSAALGQMRIAGKDATALSYNGSLPGPTLFLQAGDRVNVTLENKLADPTNLHVHGLHVSPRGNSDNVLVSIEPGTSFDYEYRLPVDHPPGVYWYHPHRHGSVADQIFGGLYGAIIIEDSQPVPVTRERVLVISDISLTEGGSIAAVSEMEKIMGREGLMVLVNGQLSPALTARPGERERWRIINACNSRYLKLRLDGQHLQLLGLDSGRFQSPRDVEEVLLAPGNRADLLVTTAIGTAILRTLPVDRGSMGSMMGGNNGGGQSRPGPDGTVLATLSVTGAPAVGLGPVPTQPAPRDLRATPVSAHRELVFAMDMGMNGGGMGGGMGSGMMSFTINGRPFDPARVDTTVPAGAIEEWTLRNTSPMDHPVHLHVWPMQIIEQAGRPVDSVVWQDVVNVPARSSARVRIAFDDFTGKTVYHCHILDHEDSGMMGLIEVR from the coding sequence ATGCAACCCCTCAGCCGCCGCAGTGCCTTGTTCCTGGGAGGTGCCGGGGTCGTGGCCACCGCAACGGGTGCGGCAGGCCTGTTGTGGGGACAGGGTCCTGGATTCCAAGCCGCCGTCGGCCAGGAACTGATCGAACCACAGGCCCTGCACAGTGCCGATGGCCGTCTTCAGGTGAAACTTTCAGCGGCTCTGGGCCAAATGCGCATCGCAGGCAAGGACGCCACTGCGCTGTCCTATAACGGGTCCCTACCCGGCCCCACTCTATTTCTGCAGGCCGGGGACCGGGTCAACGTGACGCTGGAGAACAAGCTGGCGGATCCGACCAACCTCCACGTCCACGGACTGCACGTATCCCCGCGGGGCAACAGCGACAACGTGCTGGTTTCAATCGAACCGGGAACGTCCTTTGACTATGAATACCGGCTGCCGGTGGACCATCCGCCGGGTGTGTACTGGTACCACCCGCACCGCCACGGAAGCGTCGCCGACCAGATCTTCGGCGGACTGTACGGGGCGATCATCATCGAGGACTCCCAGCCCGTACCGGTAACCCGGGAACGGGTCCTAGTCATCTCCGATATCTCCCTCACTGAGGGCGGCTCCATCGCGGCCGTGTCGGAGATGGAAAAAATAATGGGCCGGGAGGGTCTCATGGTCCTGGTCAACGGCCAGCTGAGCCCGGCGCTAACCGCCCGGCCTGGCGAGCGTGAACGGTGGAGGATCATCAATGCCTGCAACTCCCGGTACCTGAAACTGCGCCTAGATGGCCAGCACCTGCAGCTGCTGGGTCTGGATTCGGGCCGCTTCCAGAGTCCCAGGGACGTTGAGGAGGTGTTGCTGGCCCCGGGCAATCGGGCTGATCTGCTTGTCACCACCGCCATAGGGACTGCCATCCTACGTACCCTGCCCGTGGACAGGGGAAGCATGGGATCCATGATGGGCGGCAACAACGGAGGTGGACAATCCCGGCCTGGCCCGGACGGAACCGTCTTGGCCACCCTTTCTGTTACCGGCGCACCGGCCGTTGGGCTGGGGCCCGTCCCTACCCAGCCGGCACCGCGGGATCTGCGGGCCACCCCGGTATCCGCCCACCGGGAGCTAGTCTTCGCCATGGATATGGGCATGAACGGCGGTGGGATGGGCGGTGGGATGGGGTCGGGGATGATGAGTTTCACCATCAACGGCAGGCCGTTTGATCCGGCAAGGGTCGACACCACGGTCCCGGCCGGTGCCATCGAGGAATGGACCCTGCGGAACACCAGCCCGATGGACCACCCTGTGCACCTGCACGTTTGGCCGATGCAGATCATCGAACAGGCCGGCCGGCCCGTGGATAGCGTCGTGTGGCAGGATGTGGTCAACGTCCCGGCCCGCAGCAGTGCCCGGGTCCGGATCGCCTTCGATGACTTCACCGGCAAAACCGTCTACCACTGCCACATCCTGGACCACGAGGACAGCGGCATGATGGGCCTGATCGAAGTCCGGTAA
- a CDS encoding DUF302 domain-containing protein, with amino-acid sequence MSYAHTITVALPYAEAVTRTREALSEQGFGVLCEIDVRATFEAKLGSDAGQGLGDYLILGVCNPALAQKALAADPDMGLLLPCNVVIRRGSDSDTTVIQAIDPQTMVQLSDAPAVAEVAADADHRLLAALKELETA; translated from the coding sequence ATGAGCTACGCACACACCATCACCGTCGCCCTGCCCTACGCCGAAGCAGTAACCCGGACCCGTGAAGCCCTCTCGGAGCAGGGCTTCGGCGTTCTCTGCGAAATTGATGTCCGCGCCACCTTCGAGGCCAAGCTCGGCTCCGATGCCGGCCAAGGCCTAGGCGACTACCTCATCCTGGGCGTCTGCAATCCTGCCCTAGCGCAGAAAGCTCTCGCCGCGGACCCTGACATGGGACTGCTACTGCCCTGCAACGTCGTGATCAGGCGCGGATCCGACAGCGACACCACCGTTATCCAAGCCATCGACCCGCAGACAATGGTGCAGCTTAGCGACGCCCCAGCAGTCGCCGAAGTCGCCGCCGACGCCGATCACCGACTCCTGGCAGCCCTAAAGGAACTCGAAACCGCCTAA
- a CDS encoding class II aldolase/adducin family protein: MLRFGQAQPVPVIPWGPRGSDTSVRGIAEALKDNPGTSAVLLANHGLLVFGSDPLSTARLVVAIEESTEAELEATALGGAVDFPPGRSGRRARIHGRNAALNQDPGEEARPTQEPKLLPLRERSSFVSGPASSGQ, encoded by the coding sequence TTGCTGCGGTTCGGCCAGGCCCAACCGGTCCCGGTCATTCCCTGGGGGCCGCGCGGATCAGATACCTCCGTGCGCGGCATCGCCGAAGCGCTCAAGGACAACCCAGGAACTTCCGCCGTCCTGCTGGCCAACCACGGTCTGTTGGTATTCGGGTCCGACCCTCTGAGCACCGCCCGTCTCGTTGTTGCTATCGAGGAAAGCACCGAAGCCGAACTCGAGGCCACCGCCCTGGGCGGGGCCGTGGATTTCCCCCCCGGACGCTCTGGACGCCGTGCGCGCATCCATGGCCGCAACGCTGCCCTGAATCAGGACCCGGGCGAAGAGGCCCGGCCAACACAGGAACCCAAACTTCTCCCCCTCCGGGAGCGTTCCAGCTTCGTATCCGGGCCGGCCTCATCAGGGCAATGA
- a CDS encoding thioredoxin family protein, which translates to MATIDITEKTFEDTVTGQGIVLVDFWAAWCGPCRSFAPTFSAASEKHPDIVFAKVDTEVEQGLAAAASITSIPTLMAFRDGTLVLSQPGALNASSLDELIDRIKDLDMTEVQAKLASRQSA; encoded by the coding sequence ATGGCAACCATAGATATCACCGAAAAAACGTTCGAGGACACCGTCACCGGCCAGGGCATCGTGCTGGTGGATTTCTGGGCCGCATGGTGCGGTCCCTGCCGGTCCTTCGCCCCCACCTTCAGCGCCGCCTCCGAAAAGCACCCGGACATCGTCTTCGCCAAGGTCGACACGGAGGTCGAACAGGGCCTGGCCGCCGCCGCTTCCATCACCTCCATCCCAACGCTCATGGCGTTCCGTGACGGAACCCTGGTCCTCTCCCAACCCGGGGCGCTGAATGCCTCCTCCCTGGATGAGCTCATCGACCGCATCAAGGACCTGGACATGACCGAGGTCCAGGCCAAACTGGCATCGCGCCAGTCAGCCTGA
- a CDS encoding methyltransferase domain-containing protein has translation MVAIAKIIYPLGYSMQESAKTQGGRQRPPAEGKESTMNESLPPPMGAREWDRRYSGTAVVWGHQPNRWVAAELNGLPPGRALDLGAGEGRHAVWLAGRGWEVEAVDFSAAGLQAGRRQATAEGVGDRITWTVADATAFAAAPDSLDLALLAYLQLPEDLLENAVASAAAALTAGGRFLLVSHDLANLAGGNGGPQDPDVLQTPKQVSDWLASAGLTVLTAETRSRPVAGSLRPALDCVVMAIREEQPPATSPCR, from the coding sequence ATGGTTGCCATAGCCAAAATAATATACCCCCTGGGGTACAGTATGCAAGAATCAGCAAAGACGCAGGGCGGCAGGCAGAGGCCGCCCGCAGAGGGGAAGGAATCAACTATGAATGAGTCATTACCGCCTCCTATGGGAGCACGGGAGTGGGATCGGCGCTACAGTGGAACCGCCGTCGTGTGGGGCCATCAGCCCAACCGGTGGGTCGCAGCGGAATTGAATGGGCTGCCCCCTGGCCGGGCGCTGGACCTGGGGGCCGGGGAGGGCCGGCACGCGGTGTGGTTGGCAGGGCGCGGTTGGGAGGTTGAAGCGGTCGACTTTTCCGCCGCCGGCCTGCAGGCCGGACGCCGGCAGGCCACGGCCGAGGGCGTGGGGGACCGGATCACCTGGACCGTCGCGGACGCCACGGCCTTTGCCGCCGCTCCGGACAGCCTGGACCTAGCGCTGCTGGCATATCTGCAACTGCCCGAGGACCTGCTGGAAAACGCCGTCGCCTCAGCCGCGGCCGCCCTGACCGCAGGGGGCCGTTTCCTGCTGGTCAGCCACGATTTGGCGAACCTGGCCGGAGGCAACGGAGGCCCGCAGGATCCGGACGTGCTGCAGACCCCGAAGCAGGTCAGCGACTGGCTGGCAAGCGCCGGGCTGACGGTTCTCACCGCCGAGACCCGCTCCCGACCGGTGGCCGGGTCCCTCAGGCCGGCACTGGACTGCGTCGTGATGGCCATCCGCGAAGAACAGCCACCGGCCACCAGCCCTTGCCGGTAA
- a CDS encoding rhodanese-like domain-containing protein gives MKSISVDELAAQGTGAPIIDVREDEEYAEARVPGAKSVPLSRLAASMGDIPPGRPVYLMCASGGRSSRAAAHLSEHGYDAVNVMGGITEWYRNGHPVTYGTVK, from the coding sequence ATGAAGAGCATCAGTGTTGACGAGCTGGCCGCCCAGGGAACCGGCGCGCCTATCATCGACGTCCGCGAGGACGAGGAGTACGCAGAGGCCCGGGTACCCGGGGCAAAGAGCGTCCCGCTCTCCCGGCTCGCAGCGTCAATGGGTGATATTCCACCTGGACGCCCGGTGTATTTGATGTGCGCCTCCGGGGGTCGGAGTTCCCGCGCTGCCGCCCACCTGAGCGAGCATGGCTATGACGCGGTGAACGTCATGGGCGGCATTACCGAGTGGTATCGCAACGGCCACCCCGTCACCTACGGCACCGTCAAGTAG